The following DNA comes from Meles meles chromosome 8, mMelMel3.1 paternal haplotype, whole genome shotgun sequence.
AACCCCCATTGTCCGgcacctccctgcccccaggccccCGGGGCGGGACGGCCGCGCCTGCCCCCACCGCAGGCTTGGCCTGGCCCAGCAGCTGGGCTCCcgcctgctgcccctccccacaaccaCATCCTGCTCACTGTGAAGTGACCCCGAGGGGGCCAcagcacccccctccccgctTCCCAGGTGTCGGGGTACCGCTGGGGTTGGGGGCCGGGGGCAGAGCCAGCCCAGATGGCCCTAACGTGAAGGGACGGCGTCACCGCCCTGGGGATTTGCCGCCTGCGGTCCGCAGACCCTGTGCCTTCACCTGCACCCCAGGCCGTTGCGCCGCATCTTACGGGGTCGGGGGCGACGGAGATAAGCCCCCAGCCGCCTACACATCCGATGTGTCTGGCGACCGGCACCTCACAGGAGAATAGGGTCCTCAAAAGGGCGGAGGTGCGACTTTAGATGGGGCGGCTGGCGTGGGCTGGGAGGGCTGCCTGCGCAAAGGGCCTGGGGCCGGGGAGCTCACCTGCTGCTGAGGGCTCACCGGTGAGGCCGTGGCGGGGGTGGGCagtgggcagggcaggaaggaTCTGAATTTACTCAGACTGCGGTGGGGCTGCAGAGAGGGTCCGCACAGAGGCTGGATGAGGTCTTACGAGGCCCCCCAGCTCTGGGTGCTGTCAGAGAGGGGTGCACGGAATGTGGGGGCTTCAGGAGGCCCGCACTAGGGCTGGGGTAGGCACGAGCTGCCGGGCCTGTTTGTTAACTCCTGGTCGGTGTAGTAGCCTGCGAGGCAGGGAGGTCAGGACTGTTTAGGtgaatggggaaactgaggcacaacaGCACCGCTCCAGGGTCTGGGTCTGGGTGTGTCCGAATGGGGAGGAGCCAGCCTCGCCCTCCCAAGCTGCTGAGAGCCCCCCAGCTGTGCGGCCCCTTGGAGCAACCTGCCCAGGAGAACTTCCTctaaaaaacaagtaaacaaggAAATCTGAGGAAGCCAGTTtgaaagcaagattttttttaaggacattCTGGTTCTGCTTTAAAGCAGTCTTGTTAGATTCGCTTTGAAGGGGACCGCAGGCCCTCTGAGTGCTGCGTGAGCACACGGGGCCCGTGGGGGGGCCAGgcctgcaccccctcccccgggGACCTTGCTGCCACACACAGACTTGGGGACCGACGCAGCTACTCTGACCTGGTGGCTGCCAGAGCTGGGAGGGGACCCCAAGGGAAGGCGGGGGCACCCCCCACCCGGTccagccccctcccaccaccacgcCCTCCCCCGTCTCCCCAGGTCATTCAGGGCCTGGTCATCGGCCGGCTGAGCAGCCGCTTCTCGGAGGGGGCCCTGCTCCGGGCCAGCGTGCTAGTCTTCGTCGTCGTGGGGCCGGCCATGGTGAGCATGTCCCTCTGGGCTGTCATACagggtcgggggcggggggggacagAGATAAGGCCCAAGCCGCCTACACATCCGATGTGCCCCGGGTGACGGGCACCTCGCAGGAGAATAGGTTGGGGTCCCgggcccaccccccaccctctgcccgcgcccaccccccaccctctgcccgcGCCCAGGGTGCAGTGAGCCCCTCCACCCCAACCCGGGGCCGCCCTCCGTGGGACGGCAGGGATGGGCGCTTCCACCCCGGCCCCCGGTGGCCCCCCGTCGCCATGGCCTGCCCGCCCTGCCCCGTCAGGCCCTGATGTCCAACGTCTTCCACTTCTGCTTCCTGATGCCGGGCCTGGTCTTCAGCCTGGGCACCCTCAGCGTGGTCACCGACAGCATGCTGACCAAGGCTGTCCCAGCGGCAGACACGGGTGAGAGCCGCAGCCCCCCGGGGCCAGGGACGggcaggccctggggagcccCGGGCCCTCCTCTCTGGACAGCTTTCTGGGCAGTTTCAGACGGAGCAGCTCCCCCGGTTCCAAGCTGAGTCTGGCCCGAGCCAGCGAGTGTCGAGAGGTGCCGGCGCCTGGGGTCTgagagggggtggggcgggggcggcggcagGCGGCAAGTTGGCGCGGGTACAAGTTCACCACCCGGCTGGGCCGGGCCTGGCAGATGGcaagagggcttcctggaggtggtgtTCGGCTTGGCTCTGCAGCATGGGCAGGATTTCACGAAACAGGAGGATGGCAAGATGGCATTCCGGGCAGCCGTGGTGGGCAGGGGTGTGCAGGGAGGTGTAGAACTGAGAGTCTCCTGTAGAGGCCAGATAGGAAGGCGGCCCAGGGGGGCCAGGCGGGGTCAGCCCAGGAAGGGGTTTGCCTGCgaggctgggaggaggcaggagccgGTCTTCTGTTCCCTCCCCGGCgttgggggaagggggtgtgCAGGTCTTTCCCGAGTGAGTAAGTGAAGGCACACTGTCGGTCAAACCCAggaagccccctcccctcccctgacccCCGGGTAGGACATAGGTGTTCCCAGACAGGACCCCCATCCTCACTCTGCACCTCGCTCTCTTTCTTGAGGCCCGAGTCTCCCATCCACACTCAGGCCCCGGGGCCTGACCGTGCTGTGGCtactgcccaccccctccccgctcctGGCAGGCGTGGTCCAGGCCTGGGACAAGCCAAGTTCACGGGCTCCGGCAGCTGGTTGAGGGTGAAGATCTCAGCGGCCCTCACTCCATCTACCTGTCTGTCCCCGAGGGTCAGACTGAAGCCTAGAGGCCCAGAGGGGAACcaggtggctgctgggcaaggccTCTGCCCCAGGCTGGCCGGCCGGGCCTGGAGGGCATCCGGGAGTGGTGGGCTGGCGCCCAGGAGAGgcgaggaggaggcaggggagcCAAGTGTGGAGAGATGGGGCCTGGGCCTGGCAGGGAGGAGGCCCCAGCACACCCAGGCCGCGGGGGCCACACTGAGCCCGCCCAGTGGcagccccaggccccacccctcAGCTCAGAAGGAGCTGGGAGCCGGTTCTCAGCACCAGCCTGGGAACCCGAGACCACAGAGGGGGTGGTAATTGCTCCCCGGTGTCTACGGGGCATGTGGGCGATGGAGAAGCCGCTCTTAAATCTCCCCCACGCCAGCCCCTGAGCCCAGGCGGGGCCTCACCAGGCCGCTCCCAGCCGGCCCCGTGGggagacgagagagagagagagagagagagagagagacagacagacagacagacacggggCTCTGAGCCTCGGGAGCCCAGGACCCTCTGGGCCATGTCACGTTGATGTCGCCCACACGCACGCTGGCTTGCGCAGGGCACAGCCGCAGGGAGGGGAGTGGtgacggggcggggcggggggcatcGGGTAGCGGGGACGCAGGCAGTGAGGTGAGCCtgggaagtgggggagagggaggcgggTGGGGAAGGCACTCATCCGGCCGCACGAGAGGCGGGGCTGTGGGGTGATCTGGGGGGTCCGCCTGCCCGGGACCCCAGCCCcatgccctccctccccagtcccggGCCCACTGGGATGCCGACTCCCCGGCGGGTCTGGGAGGGCAGGGCCCGGCCTGTGGCCTGTGGCTCCACCCCCAGGCTCCTCCGGGGCCCTGGAACGTTCTGGGGCATGGCGCAGGCTCAGCCCCTTGTCTGGGTGGTCCGAAAGGAGCAGACCCACGGGTCTGGGTGGAGGGAGccaggggagcaggggcaggacccgGGGCGGGTGTGGAACAGGGGAGGCCTCGGTTGTCCCGGGAGGGGTGGCCAGGGCAGTGGTGCCTAGGGACTTGGCCGAACCTGACTTGCCCCCCTGCCCTCGGCCCTTAGGGACCATGCTGGGCCTCTGCGCCTCCGTGCAGCCCCTGACTCGCACCGTGGGGCCCACCGTGGGCGGCCTCCTTTACCGCAGCTTTGGGGTCCCCATCTTTGGCCACGTGCAATTCGCTACCAACGTCCTCGTCCTCCTGGTGCTCTGGAGACAGCCTCTGCCCCAGAAGACGGACAAAGTCTTGTGACCACAGTCCCCGAGCACAGACTGGCAATAAACCCTTCGTCCAGCCTGATTTCTGCGAAGTCCGTGGGTTGAACAGGGCAGCCGGGGGTGAGCGCCAGAGGGATGGACGGGCtggagagcttcctggaggaggggccgGCCGCAGAGCCCCAGGGCTCCTGAGAGAGCTGCCGCCTGAGTTGACCTTGTGCGGTGGGCTCTGCCCCCTGGAGGGCATTGGGGACGGTTAGAAgtctgccccgcccccagccccgccacccccccccccccccccccccgcccggacAGCAAGGACCCGCAACAGGAGCTTGTTGCCCACCCCTGTCCTCCGCCACTCGGCCTCAGGGCTAAGCACGCCGCTGCCCATTCGCCCTTGTCAGCCACCCCGCGTGAACGGAAACTGCTTGTTTTCGAAGATGAGGAGTCCAAGGCTTGGAAAGAGGTCTAGGGAGCCGGCCTCGCTCCCTGGTGGGGCGCTGGCGGGTGGAGCCCGGCAGCAAGTCATGAGAGCCGGggagccccctccctcctccttcacctcccACCCCGCTCTGGGGAGAGGGGCACCAGGCAGGGGAGGCCAGCACGACCAGTCCAGAGAGAACAATCCCAGTAGCGGGGGCAGGCGACCCGGAAACCATGAAGgtcacccccccgccccgcataCAGGCTGCCTGGAAAACAGGCTATTCCAACTCGGGACCCCCAACCCCAGAATTCCACGGCCCCGACCAGAGGGACCACAGAGAGCAGAGGTCCGTCAACTCTCCTGGCCCAAGAGCTCAGACCAGACCAGCTTCTGTGTGAACCCCACTGGGGACAGGGCTCTCACCCTGAGTTTGACAGACCCTTAGTCCCCATAGAggtctgggtggggtggggtggatcTGAAGCCTGTGCAGGCCCCCGGGCCACTCTCTCTCCACTTCTCCGGAGGAACCCCTCCCCCAAGCACGGTAGTGTCAGGAGAAAATTCCTTGCAAGGAatggttccttttctttttggagattttatttatttgacagagagcgcgcgcaagcacgagcagggggagtgggaggcagagggagacgcagacccACAGGGGCCTGCAGGGGGGCTCGGAAgcgggactcgagcccaggaTGCTAGAATCACcaccggagcagaaggcagacgcttaacagaccgagccccccaggcgccccacaagggATGGTTTCCTCCGGCTTCCCAGCGAAGGGGCGAGCGCCCACCCCCTCGCCCCAGTCAGCCCCGACACCCAGCAAGGAGGCCCACGGGGCTCCCCCGCATCCTGTGTGAGCGACGAGACTTTAGGGCCCAATTTTGGTTCTTCACTCCCCACGCCACTGCCTCCCACCCCCGTATCCTTTCCGCCAGCAAGGTCCCCGAAATGAAGGTCCCCTCCGCAGCCGAGACCAATGTCCTATTCCTCTGCTCTCTGGCTGGCTTGTCACCAGCGAACCTGTGGCTGGAGGAGCTCACCTCCGGAGTCCTCCCCACCAGGCTGCCCCGGGCACACCGTCTTGGCCAAGCCCAGAGGAGGCAgctgggcaggcagggcaggggctgctgGCTTGTCAGCTGCCAAACACCGGGAATGACCCAGGCCTCCCCTTACTTGCCCAGAAGCCCCGCCACCTTCCTAGCCCCACACAGCGGGTGCCCGCCAGCAGGACCTGGTGGCCGCATGGCCGGGAGAGGCTGCGGCCCCAGGGCGGGGTGGGGTTTAGGGGAGCGCAGCCAGGCGGGCAACCAGAGGCCTGAGGCTTCCTTCCAGAGGGCTGCGGGACAGGTGGCGAGTGGGTGGCGGGTGGCAGTTGGGGTCTGCGGGCAGAGGAGGTGCACGGACCTCCGGGGGGCAGTTTGAATGACCTCCCTGGGCCAGCACCAGCCCCGTCCTTCCAGACTCCCGTCCTTCCCAGGCACACCCAGGAGCAGAAGTCAGCCGGGGCCAAACCTCGGGGCACTTCCCAGCCTCGGGAGAGGCTGCTTGGCAAGGAGGGTGTGAACAGGGCCGCGCGGATGACACTGCGCTCATTCAGAGTGCTGTCGCCTGCCCTTCAGACGCCAGGGTGGcggctctccccacccccgcccggcACCCACGGGAAGGGCCGCGAACCCGCCCGCAGGAAGCTCACCGCACCACGCCTGCGCTGGTAGAAAAGGAACAGATCAAGTCGTTTATTTGGAATGAACACACTGATGCAAAAACGAAATATTACGACAGATGGCTCCATGATAAccacccaaataaatacatagatagtCTGATAATTTAAGGCGCCCGCTCAGCGGGCCAGGCTCTGTGGCTCCGCGTGGGAAGATCCTTCCGTGTGGGTCAGGGACACGGCTCCCGGCCTTTGTCCTCACTGTGGTCGGCAGCGGGCGGCCGCCCCGGTCCCCCGCAGTCCCGGGCGCCCCCGGGGGCTCCTGCCGGCGGCGCGGCCCCGCGTCGGCGCGACTCGTCCAGGGCGCGGctcctggagggggtggggagggcaggcggTTAGGGCGCGCGGCGAGCGGCCGGGGTCCCGCCCGCGGAGGGCGCCCCGCGCGCCGGCCTCCCGCGCCGGCCCGCACTCACCGCGGCGGCGCTCAGGGCGCGCGGGTCGGCCGGGGCTCGGCGGGCGCGGCGGGCGCGGCGCGCTCCTGGCGGCTGCGGAAGTCCTGCAGGGCGCGGCGGTTCTGGAAGTCGATGAGCGCCAGCGTGATGGCCGCGTTCCAGCAGCTCTCGCCGGCGCAGCGGAAGTCGATCTCCTTGCGGTCGGTGGTGACGATGGTGAAGTAGACGTACTTGCCGGTGCGCTCCACGCAGTCCACCTTGAGGATGGAGTGGAAGCGCAGCTCCTTGGGGCGCGCGCCGGGCCCGGCGGGGAAGAGGCGCAGGCGGTCGGGCGTCAGCACGCCGCGCTTCTTCTTCCACAGCTGGAACAGGCTGTCGCTGCGCTTCTCCAGCTCGCCCTCGCGCAGCACCTCGCCCGGCGTCCTCATGGCGGCGGCGCGGGCGGTgcgggcggcgcgggcggcgCGGACGGTGCGCCCCGGCGCGCCCGGCGCCGCCTTTATGGGGCCCCGCCTGGGCCCGGCCTCGCCCCCGCGccgaggccccgccccgcgccccgccccctgcccccgagGCCGCGCCCCGCCCTCCCCGGCCGCGCGCTCCGCTCCTGTTCTTCCGACGCCCCGGCCCCGTGGGGTGACTCGCcgtccccaccccgccccggacGCCGGCCCCGCGGAGGAATGCGCTGCGGCCGCCCTGCCCGCGGTGACTCACCGCCGGGGAGCCCCGGGCCCACCCTCCCCCAGGCGCCCGGGCAGCTAGTCCTCGCGCGCCGGGAGGGCCCTTCCCGGGGAGACCCTCCGCTGGCCCTGCCCGGCCGGCCCTTCCGTCTCCCCCACCCCGGGCCGGGCCGACGCGGAGAGCGGGAGCTGTGAGCCCGCTTCCTGCTCCGTGGAGTGGGGACAGTAACACTTGTGCTCGACGGGGGACGCAGGGACAGAGCCCCGTAACCGTGAGGGAGCCTCctccccccccggggtcctgtccttCCCGCGCCCCGCTGCCGGCTGGCCCCCGCCTGCACCCCCAGGGCGGAGGGGGCCTCCGAAAGGCCCTGTGGGTGCCGAAAGCTCGCTGCGGGTGCTGGAGGGTCAGCCTGGGGCGGGCGGTGGGGGCGGCTGAGTCACGCTTTGCAGTCGgaagcggggcggggggcggcgttTTATTTACCGTCTCCCTTTTATAGGAGCGGGAGTGCCGGCTGGTCCCGCCCGttcccaggggtgggggaggagtccCGGAGAGGGTCCCGGGCGGCCAGGGCCTCTTCAAGACACCCACTTTCCAACACCCCCACCTAGCTGTGACCCTGGGAAAGGACTGCACACCGGCCAGGAAGGGCCCGGGTCCCCTGGCGGGCAGCGACAAGGTTGCAGCGCAGACGCAGGTGCGGAGGAAAACCCGGTCCCGGCGTCAACGTTTTCCCGCTGGTGCCGGCAGAGCGCAGGACCGGCTTCCCGAACCTGCACCCGAACTGACCCTGCCCCAGCCACCCCTGCCGCTGGCCTGGGAGGTCCCCAACCTCGCAGAGGGCAGTCCGGAACCCTGCCCTTCAGGGTCCCCGGCTCGGACGAGGGGCTTGGCTAGGAACCCGAGGACGGGAGCCCTGCCTGCCCTCAGGCAGGGGGCCCTGGGGGTCCGGGGCCACGAGGACAGCTTGAAGGAGTCCAAGGGGAGGGGGCGGTGCCTGCGGAGCTGCCCAGGGGTGCTCTTCTctgccccatttcacagagaagtGAGGCCTTAGGGCGGAGGGGGCCTggtgggaggggcggggtggggggaagaagcgGTTGGGGCTTGAGGTGTGAGAGGAACAGACtgagtgggaggaaggggctgTGGGGGGCCCCCCAAACCCGGGGGTGCCCAGTGAGGCGAGGTGAGACCACATCTCCTTGCCTCCCACTGGCCAGGCCTCTCCGGGGAGCGTTGGCGGGCCAGCGACCTGGGGGGTGCCCTGACAAGTGGGCGTCACAGGGAGCTGGGAGGAGCCTTGGCCTCCAACCTGGGAGGGAGACCCTGGGGCAGCCTGGGCGGGGATCCCAGAcggttgggggggttgggggtcGGGAGCTGGGCCCACCCAGGCGGCTTCACCAGCAACAGCTCCTGCCCTGGGGCAGCAGAGGCCCCGTGGGCAACCTGCCACCGGCTCTTGCTCCCAGCTAAGAAGCATGAGCCTGGAGCCAGGAGAGGGCCCTGTGCCCGCCCCGGAGTAGGCCCATCGGGTGGACCCTCTGGGTCAGGGAGTTGGGGGGGATGAGGAGGACGCAAAGCACTGCCCTTGTAACCCCATGGGAAGACCTTTCAGGGGAGCCCCTCCCTGAGCCACTTGGTGACCGGGAGCCCAGAGGACCCAGCAGGGGAGacggcttcccgctgggcagtgGGGGCCCTGCTGCGGATTCGACCTGCACCCCGCGGGGAGCTGTGGCCCACCAGGCTTCTTGGCCACATGGGAGCTGGACGGTCAGCCACCCGCTGGACAGACAGGGGCCTCGTTTGCTCTCTTTGCTCCTGTTGGTTCCCCAACAAGGTGGGGGCTGCTGGGGTCACTTTCTTAGATTTGCAGGGAACGGAGTGTGGGGTCTCAGACAAGTTAGGGCCTCTGCTGAGGGTCCCGCTGCCTGCCTGTGCGCCCCAAGGCCCCAGGGCAGGAAGTAGCCCTACCCAAATGAACAGGGAGGGGCCGGGCCGGGCTTTGCCTCCCATTGGTGGCGTCAGGCAGTGTAGGTCAGAGCCAAGTTTACTAATATTTATCCAAGGGTCGCATCCGGGATTCACGCACAGCCTGCCTGGGGGGACACACGCTCCTGCCGCCAGGCAGACAGGCTAGTCCCCAAACATCCGGCCAGGGACCCTCGCTGTCCCGTCTGGCTGGGGGAGGACGTCAGACGGCCCAGAGTGACGGCACCTCTCCGAAATGCCCCTTCTGAGCTCATCCATGCAGCCGTGAGAGGCCGAGCCCCGGAGGCTCTTGCCCAACCAGCCTGGGAACAGGGAGGAAGCCATGCGTCATGGCAGCCCGGGGCAGCCCAGGTGCCCCGGGCTCGATACCAACCTCTTCCTGTGGGAGGCGGTGCTCAGAACAGCCCCGGGGTggggctccctgcctcccctgcctggGAGACCCTCTCCCCTGGTCCCCTCCAGGAAGTCCCCTCGGATCGCCGGAGCATACCCGGAGGCCtactcccaccaacaatgcaactGCTGGGCCTTGGGGTCCCGGTGGTGGCTCCAGTGTGAACCCCAGGAAGGGGGGGGGAGTCCTCACACCTGGGAGGTGGCCTGATGCCACCTGACCTGAGGCTGACATGGCCCATTGGCCACCACTGCCTGCCGTCAGGCCCGCCCTtggtctctctcctccctgggaAAAGGGAGAGGCCTGAGGGCGGGAGGCCGGTGTCTTCCCGACTTTCACTGTCAGCCTGGCTTCCGCCTCAGAGCTGTGTCCCTGTCCCCCTCTCTGGTTCTCGGGGCCCTCAGCGGGACTCTGACAGGTGGTCCTCTGCAGGAGACTCGGATCGAGGAACACGGCCCCTCCCAGAGCACCTTTCTCCTCGGCCCCGGGCGAGCTCCTATCCATCCCACACCACCTCGCTCAGCTCCTGAACAGGGACAGGGTCACAGATTTTGGGGCCCTCAGGGCCCAGCCCAGGTGCTCAGGAAAGGTTCTGGGAAGCGTGGACCCAAAAAGCGTCGACCTCATTGTCCCAGAAATGACCGTTCGGAGCAAGTGAAGTCCGTGGGGGCTCTGCGTGCTTGTCAGAGATGCCGGGGAGGGGTCGGGGCAGGGGGCCAGGGCCAGGCTGGGGCGAGGAGCGGGAGCCGGCAGGCATGCCCACACTTCAGGAAGACTGCCCAGGGCCTGGTGCACGGGGACACAGGACCTTTCTGGAAGCCTGAATGAAACGAGGATGCACGAAAtacagggagggagagcagagatgGACAAGCTGTGGCCGCCGCCTTCTGGACGGTGTCAGCCCTTGCAGGCCCCGGGGCGGCGTCATCACAGGACAGAAGGGACATCTGCTCCTGTCCACCCTGCCCCCCAAAGGTGGACTGCTTACTATTATTTACCCAAGGGTCCCATCCGGGATTCACACGGCTGCCTGAGGGGACTCTCACTCCTGCCCCCAGGCAGGTAGACTGGTCCCCAAATGGGAAGCAACCCACGTCCGTCCACAAATGAATGGAGTGACAGGACATGGTCCGTCCACACGCCGGACTGTCCCTCAGGCAGAACATGGAGGGACACGCTGACACCGGCCACAGCTGGATGGACCTGGGGGACGTGATGCGGAGTCAAACAGGCCAGACACAGAGGGACAAATACTGCAGGATCCCACCCAGATGGGGTCCCTGGAGTCTCCAGATTCACAGGGACAGAGAGTGGACGGTGGGTAccaggggagggatgggggtgtCTCAGGGGGATGGACAGTGAGCGCTGGGGCCGGGATGGTGGTCGGTGTCTCAGGGGACAGAGGGTGGACAGTGGGcgccggggctgggggaggggcggtggtCGGTGTCTCACAGGGACAGTTTCCCTTGGGGAGGATGGGAAGGATCTGCACGGGGGCGGCGGGGACAGCCGCACAACAGCGTGAATGTGCTTCGTGCCCAAGCCGCGCGCTCAGGGACAGGGAAGACGGTACGTTTCTGTGTATTTTGCCACCGTTAAAGAAACTATGTACACGTGAACACGCACGCGTGCCCCGGCAGGAGCCTGCCGTGTTCCTAACAGGGAGACGCAGCCACGTGCTGGTCTCTCCGACCGCGTCCCGGGCAGTCCTCCGCGATTTCCCCCGTCGTGGTGCTCAGGGGCGCCGTGTTAGGCGATTCTCAGAAGCGACAAGCAAGGCTGTGTGAATGTTCCTGGACCGCGCGTGTGTGCCCAAGGTCACGGGACAGACTGCAGGACGTGGGGTTGCTGCGTGAACCGCGACAGCTCTGAGACCGCCGGCCGGCCAGCTCCCACTCCCGCTCCCGCTCGAACGTGCCGGGCAGCCAGCATTCGTGCTCCCCCCTGCGAGCAAAGCTGGGGTGTCGCATCCGTGGAACCGGTGGACGTGACTTCTTGGGGTCAGAGTCACTACTGCCTGATGTGACGGAAGATGCGACTGAGGACCATGAGAGGTCACCCCcaattatctgggtgggccccgAATGCGGTCCGTTTCCTTccgagagagggaggaggagcccCAGCCCAGGGACACCGGggcccccagcagcagcaggagcaggaaggaccctcccccagCGCCAGCAGACCCCTGGACTTCCGCTTCTGGTCTCAGAGCCCTGCTTCGTTCCTTCGTCACAACTCCCCACGCAGACTCTAGCACAGGCCCCAGCCCCGCGACGGGCTGCTGGCCTCGGCCTGTCACACCGTCTGGTGGCAGAGGCGGCCCAGCAGAGTGGTGGCATGAGCTGGCTCTGGCCGATGAGGTCGAGGCTTTCCGGAGACCACTGGGGCCTTCCGCGCTGGGTGTGCAAGGACGTGCAGGACTTCTCTGCGGCACCGGGCCTTCCCCAGGCGAGGACCCGGGAGTTCAGCGTGCTCTGCGGTCGGAAATGCTGCCCGCTGCAGGTGGACGTGGGGGCTGAGCGGTCGAGGATCCGTGGGAGACGGAGGTGCCCCTCTTCTGGGTGGGGACTTCTCGCTGCTCCCTTTGCACCCACAGCCTGTGGGCACCGAAATCTTAAGGCATGTGGCCCTGCTGTCACCAGGCCCCACCA
Coding sequences within:
- the PHLDA2 gene encoding pleckstrin homology-like domain family A member 2 isoform X2; translation: MRTPGEVLREGELEKRSDSLFQLWKKKRGVLTPDRLRLFPAGPGARPKELRFHSILKVDCVERTGKYVYFTIVTTDRKEIDFRCAGESCWNAAITLALIDFQNRRALQDFRSRQERAAPAAPAEPRPSRAP
- the PHLDA2 gene encoding pleckstrin homology-like domain family A member 2 isoform X1 — protein: MRTPGEVLREGELEKRSDSLFQLWKKKRGVLTPDRLRLFPAGPGARPKELRFHSILKVDCVERTGKYVYFTIVTTDRKEIDFRCAGESCWNAAITLALIDFQNRRALQDFRSRQERAAPAAPAEPRPTRAP